The Planctomycetaceae bacterium genome includes the window GGCGAAGATCGCTCCCAAAGCCGGCCGGGTGGTCGTGACGAAAGCCGCTGCGAAGTCGGCCACGAGTGCCGCGACCAAAGCGACCGGCGCGATGGTGCTGCTGACCGGCAGTCAGGCCGTGACGAAGGCCGCCACGACGGCGTCCGGACAGGTGCTCGACAATCTGGGCGTGGCCGGGGCGAAGGTGCTGCCGAAGCTGTCGGCTTCCGGAGCGTCGAAGCTGGCTGACCTGTCGGCGGATCTGGCCCGCAGTCCGCATCGCGGGCGGTGGCTGGAGCTGCTCGGGAAGTTTGGTGATACCGCCGCGGATTTCCTGTGGAAGAACAAGGGGTCCGTGTTCGTGGGAGCCACCGCGACGGCTGTGGTTCTGCAGCCGGACGACTTTCTGAAGGCGACCGGTCGGCTGGTGGAAACGGCGGTCACCACGGCCGGATCACAGATCGGCAAACCGCTGCTGACCGGCACACTGCAGCACGTGGCCGGACCGGTGGTGAACCACGCGGCAGCCGCGTTTCCGTGGAAGACCACGTTCTTCGCTCTGCTGACGATCGTGAGCGGCATGGGAGCGTGGTACTGGAAGCAGTGGCGAATGCCTCTCTGACGCCGCTTCACGCCGGCAGACGTTTCGCCGGAACGTTTCGCTTCGAAGCAGACCCCGTTCGGCCGTGCCGGGCGGGGTCTGTCTGCTTGTCGCTTTGACCATTCCGGAACAGCGGTCCGGAACAGCGGTACCGCGCCAATGTGGCGCGATGACGACCACCGCGCCGCTCTGGCGCGATGACGACCACCGCGCCGCTGAGGCGCAACGACAAACGCCGCGCCGCTGACTTGTTCATTTCCTTCATGTCCAACTTCAGGAGCTGTGATCATGATCTCCCGACTCAGGAACTTCAGTGCGCACACGGCCGCAGTCATGGCCCGTCTGTCGGCCGTTAGTCAGATCGCGATGGTTGTCATTCTGATCGTGCTGGCGGCGTTTGTGTCGCCGGTGCTGGGCATCCTTCTCACCGCGGTGACGCTGTGGCGACTGAACGTGACCCCGAAGCAGGGCGGCACGTCTCACGGCAGTGCCCGCTGGGCGTCGGCCGAAGATCTGCTGAACGCCGGCTGTCTGTTCGGCAGCGGAGTTCCCATCGGACGAACTCTGATGCTGCGTCCCGTTCTCCGGCTGACGGCGACGAAGGCCCTGCTGCTGTTGCCGCTGAATCGTTCGAGGGAAGCCATGGCTCTGGCCGATGCCGGTGCGTCGCGGCCGAAAAGGCTGCCGCTGTGTATTCCATCCGGCAGATACCCGCACACGGTGGTCTTTGGAGCGTCCGGCAGCGGCAAGTCGTCGTGTTATTCGGTGCCGCTGCTGCTGGACTGCGGAGACAGCATGGTGGTGCTCGATCCCAAGGGAGAACTCGCCCGCATGACGGCCCGGCATCGCGCGCAGCACTTCGGCCACGACATCCGCATCATCGATCCTTTCGGCACGACGGAAGGCTGCGGCTTCCCGCAGGACCGGCTGAATCCGCTGGCCCTGTTCCGTGACGACAGCAGCCGGATCGTCGATGAAGCCCGGAGGATGGCGTCGGCACTCATCGAGTCCACGGGCAACGAAACCGACAAGTTCTGGCCGAAGTCCAGCGCCGCACTCGTCACCGGAGTGCTGGCGTTTCTGATCGCCGAAGCGCGTTCCGAAGAAGCGAACCTCAACACGCTGCGCGACATTCTCACCAATCCGTCGCTGATGGAAGATGTTCTGAAACACATGCAGCACAGCGACGCGTGCAGCGGACTGCTGCGGCGGCTGAGCGGTCAGCTGGGTCAGTTGCAGGGACAGACGCGGGCCAGCGTGTATTCGGTGGCCAACAGTCACATCGACTTTCTGGACAGTCTGCCGATCGCCGAAGCGCTGGCCGATTCGACGTTCGACGCTCGGCAACTGATCCACGGTCGGCAGACAATTTATCTGTGTCTGCCGGTGGACCGCCTGGCGGAACTCGCGGGACTGCAGCGAGTCCTGCTGTCCACGCTCATCAACCTGGTGTTCGCCGCCGGAGAAGACCGCTGCCGCCGCGTGCGTTTCCTGCTGGACGAAGCGGCCACGCTCGGTGCGATGGATTCGCTGTACGCGGCAGTTCAGTTCGGCCGCTCGTTCGGGCTGAACCTGACATTCCTGTTTCAGAGCACGTCGCAGGTGGAACGCTGCTTCCCGGCGTCGCAGAAGGACAGTTTCCACGCCACCGTGGCCAGCGTGTTCTGCGGCATCAACGATCTGCAGACGGCAAAGGAAGTATCCGACTGGATCGGGCAGACGACCGTCGAAGGCCGCACGACGCAGGTCGGCTGGAATCAGGGCGTGTCGGCGTCGAACGACTTCAGCGGCCAGCCGAAGTCCACAAATCGCGGCAGCAGTGATTCGAGATCCTACGCCGAAACCGCCCGCCTGCTGCTGCGTCCGGAAGAAGTCCTGCAGCTTCCGAGTCACGCGGCCGTCGCGCTGATTCCCGGCGTGCGACCGATTCTCGCGGAAAAAGTGCCATGGTTCGCGCGACGTCGCTCGGGCGTCTTCGCTTCCGCGCTGTCAGCGGTCCGGTCACTCGTCGCCACGGCCTGCGGCGTTGCGATCATCGGCGGAGCCGCGTGGCTGATGACATCCGGTCAGTCGCACCCGCAGGTGATCGCCCTGCAGGAACAGTTCCGCCGGGAGTTCCAGCCGACAGCATCCTCGCAGATCCAGCAGCCGGGAAGTTCGGGGCGGCCCGGCGAACCGCGGGTGCGGATGTCCCGATCGGAACAGGCGCGGCAGGCACGTGAACTTCGCAATGCCGCGCGGCGACGACGGTAGCCGTCAACCACCGTGACCGACGGCAGCTTCTTTCGAACAACCGCCGAAACCGTGTCCGCCGCTGCCACACCGGGACACTGCGGCGCGTGACCAGATGAACGGACCCTCGTACCTCATTCCGCGATCCTGAATTCTCATTCGCTTGCTTCCAGGAGACCAACATGAAACCAGATATTCTTCGCTGCGACGACATCGATCCTGATCCGGATCAGCCGCGCCGCGGCATGGACGCCGAAGAACTGAAGTCGCTGGCTCTCAGCGTCCGCGAGCACGGACTGCTGCAGTGGGTCATCGTGTGGAAGAACGGTGATCGCTTCATGCTGGTCGACGGTCACCGCCGCTTCGCCGCCGTGAAGGCCATCGGCCGCGACACGATCGAAGCCCTGGTGCTGGACGAACGGCCGGAAGAACAACGGCTGAGCCTGGTGCAGCTGGCCGCCAACTGCCACCGGCAGGATCTGAAGCCAATGGACAAGGCCCGCGCGTTCCGGCAACTGCAGCAGTCGCAGGGCTGGTCGCAGGCGGAACTCGCCAGAGCCATGCACGTCAGTAAAGCTACGGTGACGCAGGTGCTGTCCTATCTGAACCTGCCGCCGGAACTGCAGCAGCAGCTCGATTCCGGCAGCCTCGCCGGCAGCACGGCCTACGCCATCGCGCGAGCTCCCGACGACACCACGAAAATGCAGCTCGCGTCGCAGGCACTCAGCGGTTCACTGCACCGCGACGAAGCCACTCAGCGCGTCAGCCGTCGCACGGCATCCGTCCCGCGTGTACGAGTCACGATTCGAATGCCGGACGGAGACATCACGATCGCCGCCGCCAATAAACCGGGCATCGCCGCGTCGTGTCTCTGCTCCGGCACCTGTCGCGCCAATGCCGCAGCGGCTGAACGACAGGGCCTCGACGTCACCACGTTCGAACGCATCCTCACCGACCGGCACCGCGCCCGGCGACTGATCCACCGTCCCGCACACCGTGAGCCGGCATCCGGACAATCACTTCCGGTTCCTCACCACGAGACTCAGAAAGGATCGTCACCATGAAACAGCAACCGCAGCGGGTCAACAGGCTCCAAAGATCGGCCAGGGCCACGCGTCCGCTATGTTCCGCGGCGGACTGAAGGAACTCTCGGCGATCCTGCCCGCATTCCCCGACAGCGTCAAACCGGTGGAGGAAATGGGCCTCGCCGGCAACACGCTGCCGCAGGAAGTTTACAACGACCGGCACCCAAAAATCAACAGCAGCAGCCCGGCCACGATCAGCCGACGCATCAACCGTCGATGAATCACCAGGCTGCGGATCACCAGCCCGAACAGCACAGCCCGACAATCGACGACACGTTCGATCTGAGCATGTAAACCCGTCGATTCAGTAACCCCTTCGCGGCCGGCGGACCCTCGA containing:
- a CDS encoding type IV secretory system conjugative DNA transfer family protein — translated: MARLSAVSQIAMVVILIVLAAFVSPVLGILLTAVTLWRLNVTPKQGGTSHGSARWASAEDLLNAGCLFGSGVPIGRTLMLRPVLRLTATKALLLLPLNRSREAMALADAGASRPKRLPLCIPSGRYPHTVVFGASGSGKSSCYSVPLLLDCGDSMVVLDPKGELARMTARHRAQHFGHDIRIIDPFGTTEGCGFPQDRLNPLALFRDDSSRIVDEARRMASALIESTGNETDKFWPKSSAALVTGVLAFLIAEARSEEANLNTLRDILTNPSLMEDVLKHMQHSDACSGLLRRLSGQLGQLQGQTRASVYSVANSHIDFLDSLPIAEALADSTFDARQLIHGRQTIYLCLPVDRLAELAGLQRVLLSTLINLVFAAGEDRCRRVRFLLDEAATLGAMDSLYAAVQFGRSFGLNLTFLFQSTSQVERCFPASQKDSFHATVASVFCGINDLQTAKEVSDWIGQTTVEGRTTQVGWNQGVSASNDFSGQPKSTNRGSSDSRSYAETARLLLRPEEVLQLPSHAAVALIPGVRPILAEKVPWFARRRSGVFASALSAVRSLVATACGVAIIGGAAWLMTSGQSHPQVIALQEQFRREFQPTASSQIQQPGSSGRPGEPRVRMSRSEQARQARELRNAARRRR
- a CDS encoding ParB/RepB/Spo0J family partition protein, yielding MKPDILRCDDIDPDPDQPRRGMDAEELKSLALSVREHGLLQWVIVWKNGDRFMLVDGHRRFAAVKAIGRDTIEALVLDERPEEQRLSLVQLAANCHRQDLKPMDKARAFRQLQQSQGWSQAELARAMHVSKATVTQVLSYLNLPPELQQQLDSGSLAGSTAYAIARAPDDTTKMQLASQALSGSLHRDEATQRVSRRTASVPRVRVTIRMPDGDITIAAANKPGIAASCLCSGTCRANAAAAERQGLDVTTFERILTDRHRARRLIHRPAHREPASGQSLPVPHHETQKGSSP